The Miltoncostaea oceani genome includes a region encoding these proteins:
- a CDS encoding mechanosensitive ion channel family protein, translating to MPFAPLAIFGLPEWAGRLVLVGAVVVVAGLLLWLISWAVPKWMARSGPVDGPRSRQRQTAISALATSLRYVVLVAAVVAIFFSLAGAGGAAAFSGGALVIVVVGFASQRLLVDVIAGFFILFEDQYGVGDVIRLEPSGYTGEVESLGLRTTVLAGPMGERMIIPNGVISAVRTIPGGLRRHRLELLTRDPDGVQEILHELGASTAGAGGPWRSAPRVVRRDGVDGVVRLIAIVEVDAAREEATRWLADAVADRAGDMLVAAPLLGVDPADTRTPPA from the coding sequence GTGCCCTTCGCCCCCCTCGCCATCTTCGGCCTGCCCGAGTGGGCCGGTCGCCTGGTCCTCGTCGGCGCGGTGGTCGTCGTCGCCGGCCTGCTGCTGTGGCTGATCTCGTGGGCGGTGCCGAAGTGGATGGCCCGGTCGGGACCGGTCGACGGCCCCCGGTCGCGGCAGCGCCAGACGGCGATCTCCGCCCTCGCGACGAGCCTCCGCTACGTGGTGCTGGTGGCGGCGGTCGTCGCGATCTTCTTCTCCCTCGCGGGCGCCGGCGGGGCGGCGGCGTTCAGCGGCGGGGCCCTGGTGATCGTCGTCGTCGGCTTCGCCTCCCAGCGACTGCTGGTCGACGTGATCGCGGGGTTCTTCATCCTGTTCGAGGACCAGTACGGGGTGGGCGACGTGATCCGCCTCGAGCCGAGCGGCTACACGGGCGAGGTCGAGTCGCTGGGGCTGCGGACGACGGTCCTCGCCGGTCCCATGGGGGAGCGGATGATCATCCCGAACGGCGTGATCTCGGCGGTCCGCACGATCCCGGGGGGCCTGCGCCGCCACCGCCTGGAGCTGCTGACCCGCGACCCGGACGGGGTGCAGGAGATCCTGCACGAACTGGGCGCCTCGACCGCCGGGGCGGGCGGCCCGTGGCGGTCGGCGCCGCGGGTCGTGCGCCGCGACGGGGTCGACGGCGTCGTGCGGCTGATCGCGATCGTGGAGGTCGACGCGGCCCGTGAGGAGGCGACCCGCTGGCTCGCCGACGCGGTCGCCGACCGGGCGGGCGACATGCTCGTCGCCGCCCCCCTGCTCGGCGTCGACCCGGCGGACACCCGCACCCCGCCGGCGTGA
- a CDS encoding prepilin peptidase gives MLLGAPTAYWAFVAGLFGLCLGSFSTVVASRWPAEQSLVHPRSHCTTCDRTLGPLELVPVLSWLALRGHCRGCGEGVSWRYPAIELASGGLAAAAIAGFGPTWEGLAAALLGVALVPVVVIDLEHRLIPSIIVFPAFALAIAATIAADPARWWVPVAAALGAFAFLYVLWFLYPAGMGRGDANLALLLGAVLGASVLPALFIAFALGAALGVALLARFGARARKMAVPFGPFLAAGALVALWLGPSMIGWYAGTLG, from the coding sequence ATGCTGCTCGGCGCCCCCACCGCCTACTGGGCGTTCGTCGCCGGCCTGTTCGGGCTCTGCCTCGGCTCCTTCTCGACCGTCGTCGCCTCACGGTGGCCGGCCGAGCAGTCGCTGGTGCACCCGCGGTCGCACTGCACCACGTGCGACCGCACCCTCGGCCCGCTCGAGCTGGTGCCGGTCCTGTCGTGGCTGGCCCTGCGGGGCCACTGTCGCGGCTGCGGTGAGGGCGTCTCGTGGCGCTACCCGGCGATCGAGCTCGCCAGCGGCGGCCTCGCCGCCGCGGCGATCGCGGGCTTCGGCCCGACGTGGGAGGGCCTCGCGGCCGCCCTGCTCGGCGTCGCGCTCGTCCCGGTGGTCGTGATCGACCTCGAGCACCGCCTCATCCCCAGCATCATCGTCTTCCCGGCGTTCGCCCTCGCGATCGCCGCCACCATCGCCGCCGACCCGGCGCGCTGGTGGGTGCCGGTCGCGGCGGCCCTCGGGGCGTTCGCGTTCCTGTACGTCCTCTGGTTCCTCTACCCGGCCGGGATGGGCCGCGGGGACGCCAACCTCGCGCTCCTCCTCGGCGCCGTGCTCGGAGCGTCGGTGCTGCCGGCGCTGTTCATCGCCTTCGCCCTGGGCGCCGCCCTCGGCGTCGCACTGCTCGCGCGCTTCGGCGCGCGCGCCCGGAAGATGGCCGTGCCCTTCGGACCCTTCCTGGCGGCGGGCGCCCTCGTGGCGCTGTGGCTCGGTCCCTCGATGATCGGGTGGTACGCCGGAACCCTCGGCTGA
- the pilM gene encoding type IV pilus assembly protein PilM → MSTVVALDIGSSSIAGVELKTARERVTLTKAAVEPLPPGLVHDGEIVRPDELAGEIKRFWRTARFSGKRVRLGVANQRVVVRTIELPALEDARERRAAVEFEAAEQIPIPPDQTVVDSQPVLRFSNEAGDRERHVVVAAHRDMVDGLVATVRQAGLQPVGIDLEAFAILRALLAPPPVIDEGSQDTGAVAVCHVGAEVTNMIVAVDRRCHFTRLVGFGGSHLTKAVSERTGLPAEEAEAVKTACGLLGDPLDGWDADTVAEVRHALALGARPLVREISRSLDYYRGQSFARPIDRLVISGGTSLCAGIDRYLQQGLGLPVEIGDPRRQLDDSGDMDVDVAARAAVALGLALDAPERS, encoded by the coding sequence ATGAGCACCGTCGTTGCCCTCGACATCGGCTCCAGCTCCATCGCCGGAGTCGAGCTCAAGACCGCCCGTGAGCGCGTGACGCTCACGAAGGCGGCCGTCGAGCCCCTCCCGCCCGGCCTCGTCCACGACGGCGAGATCGTGCGCCCGGACGAGCTCGCCGGGGAGATCAAGCGCTTCTGGCGGACGGCCCGGTTCTCGGGCAAGCGGGTCCGCCTCGGGGTCGCGAACCAGCGGGTGGTCGTGCGGACCATCGAGCTGCCGGCCCTCGAGGACGCCCGCGAGCGCCGTGCGGCCGTGGAGTTCGAGGCGGCCGAGCAGATCCCGATCCCGCCCGACCAGACGGTGGTCGACAGCCAGCCGGTGCTCCGCTTCAGCAACGAGGCGGGCGACCGCGAGCGGCACGTCGTCGTCGCCGCCCACCGGGACATGGTGGACGGCCTCGTCGCGACGGTCCGCCAGGCGGGCCTCCAGCCCGTCGGCATCGACCTCGAGGCCTTCGCGATCCTGCGGGCGCTGCTCGCGCCGCCGCCGGTCATCGACGAGGGCTCCCAGGACACCGGCGCCGTGGCGGTCTGCCACGTCGGCGCCGAGGTCACGAACATGATCGTCGCGGTCGACCGGCGCTGCCACTTCACGCGCCTCGTCGGGTTCGGCGGCAGCCACCTGACGAAGGCCGTCTCGGAGCGCACCGGCCTGCCCGCCGAGGAGGCGGAGGCCGTCAAGACCGCCTGCGGCCTGCTCGGCGACCCGCTCGACGGGTGGGACGCCGACACCGTCGCCGAGGTCCGCCACGCGCTGGCCCTCGGGGCCCGGCCGCTCGTCCGCGAGATCAGCCGGTCGCTCGACTACTACCGCGGCCAGAGCTTCGCGCGGCCGATCGACCGCCTCGTCATCTCGGGTGGCACGTCCCTCTGCGCCGGCATCGACCGGTACCTGCAGCAGGGCCTCGGCCTGCCCGTCGAGATCGGCGACCCCCGTCGCCAGCTCGACGACAGCGGGGACATGGACGTCGATGTCGCGGCCCGCGCCGCGGTGGCCCTCGGCCTGGCGCTCGACGCGCCGGAGCGGTCATGA
- a CDS encoding low temperature requirement protein A has product MTTEGGSAPPRLFRPRGGEEEQKATTLELFFDLVFVFAITQISHALVAHLTWAGAAEALFVLLVVWWAWTYTTWMANFMDPEQVPVRVVLLLVMLASLLMSIAIPEAFGDRALLFAGSYVALQVVRNAFIALSAPAGSRTRFNFSVILVWSLVSGALYIVGALLPSEPRVAVWIAALLIDYAGPAARYWVPGMGRATTEDWRIDPGHFSERFQLFVIIALGESIVITGATAADLDIDLARATAIAVAFIGSAALWWLYFNATARIAGRRLAASDDPGRLARDAYTYAHIPIIAGIIVVAVGDELVIAHPGETLHGPELIALAAGPVLYLAGHILFRWRMAGSISGRRLAGALGIAALGFAGLAMPALLVATLMTAVLVAVIVADLHEARGRRLRGEPSPLERFEASLGDRPA; this is encoded by the coding sequence GTGACGACGGAGGGGGGCTCCGCCCCGCCGCGGCTGTTCCGGCCGCGCGGCGGGGAGGAGGAGCAGAAGGCGACGACGCTCGAGCTGTTCTTCGACCTCGTCTTCGTCTTCGCCATCACCCAGATCTCGCACGCCCTCGTCGCCCACCTCACGTGGGCCGGCGCCGCCGAGGCCCTGTTCGTGCTGCTCGTCGTGTGGTGGGCGTGGACCTACACGACGTGGATGGCGAACTTCATGGACCCCGAGCAGGTGCCGGTGCGAGTGGTCCTGCTGCTCGTGATGCTCGCCAGCCTGCTGATGTCGATCGCGATCCCCGAGGCGTTCGGGGACCGGGCGCTCCTGTTCGCGGGCTCCTACGTCGCCCTGCAGGTGGTCCGCAACGCATTCATCGCCCTCTCCGCCCCGGCGGGCTCCCGCACGCGGTTCAACTTCAGCGTGATCCTCGTCTGGTCGCTCGTGAGCGGCGCCCTCTACATCGTCGGCGCGCTGCTCCCCTCCGAGCCGCGCGTGGCCGTGTGGATCGCCGCGCTCCTGATCGACTACGCCGGCCCCGCGGCGCGGTACTGGGTGCCGGGCATGGGCCGCGCCACGACGGAGGACTGGAGGATCGACCCCGGCCACTTCTCGGAGCGCTTCCAGCTCTTCGTGATCATCGCCCTCGGCGAGTCGATCGTCATCACCGGCGCCACCGCCGCCGACCTCGACATCGACCTCGCCCGCGCCACCGCGATCGCCGTCGCGTTCATCGGCTCCGCCGCCCTCTGGTGGCTCTACTTCAACGCCACCGCCCGCATCGCCGGGCGGCGCCTCGCGGCATCCGACGACCCCGGCCGGCTGGCGCGCGACGCCTACACCTACGCCCACATCCCGATCATCGCGGGCATCATCGTCGTCGCCGTCGGCGACGAGCTCGTGATCGCCCACCCCGGCGAGACCCTCCATGGACCCGAGCTGATCGCCCTCGCCGCCGGCCCCGTGCTCTACCTCGCCGGCCACATCCTCTTCCGCTGGCGGATGGCCGGGTCGATCAGCGGCCGCCGCCTCGCCGGCGCCCTCGGGATCGCGGCGCTCGGGTTCGCGGGGCTCGCGATGCCGGCGCTGCTCGTGGCCACCCTGATGACCGCCGTGCTCGTCGCGGTGATCGTCGCCGACCTCCACGAGGCCCGCGGCCGGCGCCTGCGCGGCGAGCCCTCGCCGCTCGAGCGGTTCGAGGCGTCCCTCGGCGACCGGCCCGCCTGA
- the gspM gene encoding type II secretion system protein GspM, whose translation MKLSKRDMILLAVIGAIAVLGGAYWFVVKPAKAELSAQKDELVVIQGETAGLRDTLSRLEATATGEGARVAERLRLAKAIPDSVETPGVVVQLQRLADRANVELTSIKTNTFTDYGAIRGTEFEVRVSGRFFDVDDFLYRLHRQVSVDERDRPVIGGRLFATTSVDLTLSQADTTGGGADDGDMVIGTVKVVAFSSVPGGVASSAAVAPGTPVAATTTTGGATPAPGTTTNEPTTAPAGGAQATATPSSGGTQ comes from the coding sequence ATGAAGCTCAGCAAGCGCGACATGATCCTGCTCGCCGTCATCGGGGCGATCGCCGTGCTCGGTGGCGCGTACTGGTTCGTCGTCAAGCCCGCCAAGGCCGAGCTGTCGGCCCAGAAGGACGAGCTCGTCGTCATCCAGGGGGAGACCGCCGGGCTGCGCGACACCCTCTCGCGGCTCGAGGCCACCGCCACGGGCGAGGGCGCCCGGGTCGCCGAGCGGCTCCGGCTCGCGAAGGCGATCCCGGACAGCGTCGAGACCCCCGGCGTCGTCGTCCAGCTGCAGCGCCTCGCGGACCGCGCGAACGTCGAGCTGACGTCGATCAAGACCAACACGTTCACCGACTACGGCGCGATCCGCGGGACGGAGTTCGAGGTCCGCGTGTCCGGCCGCTTCTTCGACGTGGACGACTTCCTCTACCGCCTCCACCGCCAGGTGTCGGTCGACGAGAGGGACCGGCCGGTCATCGGCGGCCGCCTCTTCGCGACGACGTCCGTGGACCTCACCCTCTCGCAGGCCGACACCACCGGTGGCGGCGCCGACGACGGGGACATGGTCATCGGGACGGTGAAGGTCGTCGCCTTCTCGAGCGTCCCCGGCGGGGTCGCCTCGTCGGCGGCCGTCGCCCCCGGCACCCCCGTCGCGGCCACGACCACGACGGGTGGCGCCACGCCGGCCCCCGGCACCACCACCAACGAGCCGACGACCGCCCCCGCGGGCGGCGCGCAGGCCACGGCCACCCCGAGCTCCGGAGGTACCCAGTGA
- the nhaA gene encoding Na+/H+ antiporter NhaA translates to MTTDAQVGRSTPRGRLLAQQLARPVRRFIATESGSAGLLLLATVTALVWANSPWSDAYDSLWSTELTVRLGDHELSEDLRHWVNDGLMVFFFLVVGLEVRRELAMGELTDRRRLALPTIAAIAGILVPAAIYLAVNPSGEAARGWGVAMSTDTAFVLGALALVGPACPTQLRVFLLTLAIADDVGALAIIAFFYSDDVRLGPLVVAAACVAVIVALGRLQVWRGPAYFLVGAVLWVAMLESGVHPAIAGVLIAVCIAVYTPRVEEVERGARLARAFRQSPLPSVARSAKLSIERAVSPNERLQELLHPWTSYAVVPLFALANAGVPLGGDVLADALTSPVTLGVVAGLVAGKLVGVGAVTLLAVRAGVGALPRGITRSDLMAGAALTGIGFTVSLFIVDLAFTPPELRDQAKIGVLAASTVAALLGWGLFRVSAARERARGVVAGPAVLDPPVDVARDHVRGDPAAPITLVEYVDFECPYCGRATGVVQDLLEAFGGRLRYVFRHLPLTDVHPNAELAAEAVEAAAAQGLLWEMHDRLFQHQDALLPDDLVAHARAVGVPDLPRFVRELEDGVHSARVRDDVASAEASGVSGTPTFFVGGRRHSGAYDEGTLARRLMEEADRAAGPA, encoded by the coding sequence GTGACGACCGACGCGCAGGTCGGGCGATCGACGCCCCGCGGCCGCCTCCTCGCCCAGCAGCTCGCCCGCCCGGTGCGCCGCTTCATCGCCACCGAGTCCGGGTCCGCGGGGCTCCTGCTGCTCGCCACCGTCACGGCCCTCGTGTGGGCGAACTCCCCGTGGTCCGACGCGTACGACTCCCTGTGGAGCACCGAGCTCACCGTCCGGCTCGGCGACCACGAGCTCAGCGAGGACCTCCGCCACTGGGTCAACGACGGCCTCATGGTCTTCTTCTTCCTCGTCGTCGGCCTCGAGGTGCGGCGCGAGCTCGCGATGGGGGAGCTCACCGACCGCCGCCGCCTCGCGCTCCCCACCATCGCCGCCATCGCCGGGATCCTGGTGCCGGCCGCCATCTACCTCGCGGTCAACCCGAGCGGGGAGGCGGCCCGGGGGTGGGGCGTCGCGATGTCGACCGACACCGCGTTCGTGCTCGGGGCGCTCGCCCTCGTCGGGCCCGCGTGCCCCACCCAGCTGCGCGTCTTCCTGCTCACCCTCGCGATCGCCGACGACGTCGGGGCGCTCGCGATCATCGCGTTCTTCTACTCCGACGACGTCCGCCTCGGGCCCCTCGTCGTCGCCGCCGCCTGCGTCGCCGTGATCGTCGCCCTCGGCCGCCTGCAGGTGTGGCGCGGCCCCGCCTACTTCCTCGTCGGCGCGGTGCTCTGGGTGGCGATGCTCGAATCCGGGGTCCACCCGGCGATCGCGGGGGTGCTGATCGCCGTCTGCATCGCCGTCTACACCCCGCGGGTCGAGGAGGTCGAGCGCGGGGCCCGCCTCGCCCGCGCCTTCCGGCAGTCGCCGCTGCCGTCGGTCGCGCGGTCCGCGAAGCTCTCGATCGAGCGCGCCGTGTCCCCGAACGAGCGCCTCCAGGAGCTGCTCCACCCGTGGACGAGCTACGCCGTCGTCCCGCTCTTCGCGCTCGCGAACGCCGGGGTGCCGCTCGGGGGCGACGTCCTCGCCGACGCCCTCACGTCACCCGTCACGCTCGGCGTCGTCGCGGGCCTCGTCGCCGGCAAGCTCGTCGGCGTCGGGGCCGTCACCCTCCTCGCCGTCCGGGCCGGGGTGGGGGCGCTGCCGCGGGGGATCACCCGGTCCGACCTGATGGCGGGCGCCGCGCTCACCGGCATCGGCTTCACCGTGTCGCTCTTCATCGTCGACCTCGCGTTCACGCCGCCGGAGCTCCGCGACCAGGCGAAGATCGGCGTGCTCGCCGCGTCGACCGTCGCCGCGCTGCTCGGGTGGGGCCTCTTCCGCGTCTCCGCGGCCCGCGAGCGCGCCCGCGGCGTCGTCGCCGGGCCCGCGGTGCTCGACCCTCCCGTCGACGTCGCCCGCGACCACGTGCGCGGCGACCCGGCCGCGCCCATCACCCTCGTCGAGTACGTCGACTTCGAGTGCCCGTACTGCGGCCGCGCGACCGGGGTGGTGCAGGACCTGCTGGAGGCCTTCGGCGGGCGCCTGCGGTACGTGTTCCGCCATCTCCCGCTCACCGACGTCCACCCGAACGCCGAGCTCGCCGCCGAGGCCGTCGAGGCGGCCGCCGCCCAGGGCCTCCTGTGGGAGATGCACGACCGCCTGTTCCAGCACCAGGACGCCCTGCTCCCGGACGACCTCGTCGCGCACGCACGCGCCGTCGGCGTCCCCGACCTGCCGCGCTTCGTGCGGGAGCTCGAGGACGGGGTCCACTCCGCCCGCGTGCGGGACGACGTCGCGAGCGCCGAGGCGAGCGGCGTGTCGGGCACGCCCACCTTCTTCGTCGGCGGCCGGCGCCACTCCGGCGCCTACGACGAGGGCACCCTCGCCCGCCGCCTCATGGAGGAGGCCGACCGGGCCGCCGGGCCGGCGTGA
- a CDS encoding PilN domain-containing protein, translating to MKAVNLLPQTQRRTPGVSGARKPLAIAGAVVALGAIGYWGHSVNGQVDQARQDVAAATAERESLRGQLGAFQQAQARDAAQAVRRGAVVGLVAGRVNWERLVRDLSAVMPRQVWLTNLKGETDPVTDVAAAGAAVPNVGVSTVPRGIHLDGYAFSQKQVALLMTRAATVPGLGEPRLASSDVQQEGARSVIHFVIDIPIDQRAQDRPTLTPVSAVPAGATTGVTP from the coding sequence ATGAAGGCCGTCAACCTCCTCCCCCAGACCCAGCGGCGCACGCCGGGCGTCTCCGGGGCCCGCAAGCCGCTGGCGATCGCCGGCGCCGTGGTGGCCCTCGGCGCGATCGGCTACTGGGGCCACTCCGTCAACGGCCAGGTGGACCAGGCCCGCCAGGACGTCGCCGCGGCGACGGCCGAGCGCGAGTCGCTGCGCGGCCAGCTCGGCGCCTTCCAGCAGGCCCAGGCCCGCGACGCCGCCCAGGCGGTCCGCCGCGGCGCGGTCGTCGGCCTCGTGGCCGGACGCGTCAACTGGGAGCGCCTCGTGCGCGACCTGTCGGCGGTCATGCCGCGCCAGGTGTGGCTGACGAACCTCAAGGGCGAGACCGACCCGGTGACGGACGTCGCCGCGGCGGGCGCCGCCGTGCCGAACGTCGGCGTCTCGACCGTGCCCCGGGGCATCCACCTCGACGGCTACGCCTTCTCCCAGAAGCAGGTCGCCCTGCTGATGACCCGGGCGGCGACGGTGCCGGGCCTCGGTGAGCCCCGGCTCGCCTCGAGCGACGTGCAGCAGGAGGGCGCGCGCTCGGTCATCCACTTCGTCATCGACATCCCCATCGATCAGCGGGCCCAGGACCGCCCGACGCTCACCCCCGTGAGCGCGGTGCCGGCCGGGGCGACCACCGGAGTCACGCCATGA